The genomic DNA GGTTCTGGTTGGAGGAGGAGCTCACAGACTGCAATAAATAGCGGATGATTTCGTTGAAGGGAAAATATTTCGAAGAGTTATCCATCGGTCTGGGAACAGTCTCGAAGGAAATAGAGTCCAGTGTACTTTACGCCTCACGCTTTCATTCGTCAAATCCTTTTGTGATATTTTGGCGACCCCGTAATTCGATTCCAAATGACTCGGTATGTAAGCAGTTGTTTCATTACTCTGGTCGTTCTGTTCCTTTGGCGGGTCGAAGACATCGCAGACGCTTGCAGATGCTTCCCTCAGCATCCTCAACAGGCTTTTTGCAATGCAGAAGTTGGTAAGACAATTTGGGAACATTTTACTTTTCAGGTGAGAGCTATCAATACGCAACATGAGAACATTTTATGGATTGTCTGTGGTCGTAGTATAAATGATTTGAACATGATCATTAAGCCTATTTTACATTTCACACAGTTATTTTACATAGTTAATTAAGTAGGCGACAGTAAGATGGTTTACAgccaggactctccaaccctgatcctggagagctgctttcctgtaggttttcaagcCAACCCCTAGTTGTAATGAACCTTGTTCTGTTTATCAACCAgttaattattagaatcaggtgcgctagcTTAGAGTTGGAGGAAACCGACAGGACtgcagctctccaggaacaggatagaGCCCTGCTACACTATTTTGCTTAAGGTATGAAGTGTGCCGACAAATGAATTATTTGAGATGTATGTGTTTACATAACATTAAggatacctgctctttccatgacatggactgGCCAGCTgtaaactatgatcccttattgatgtcacctgttaaatcctcttcaatcagtgtagattaaggagaggcaggttaaagaagcattctacactgttctctctccatATCACCCTTAAACCATCAGTGTGACTGACTAGTATACCggaatacttccggcgccgacagagatggccgcctcgcttcgcgttcctaggaaactatgcagttttttgtttttttacgtgttatttcttacactagtaccccaggtcatcttaggtttcattacatacagccgagaagaactactgaatataagatcagcgtcaactcaccatcagtacgaccaagaatgtttttcgcgatgcggatcctgtgttctgccttacaaccagtgtaacggagtggatcacatgcagcgaccaaaaaaaaaaaaaaaacgactcagaaaaagagggaaacgaagcggtcttctggtcagactccggagacgggcacatcgtgcaccactccctagcattcttcttgccaatgtccagtctcttgacaacaaggttgatgaaatccgagcaagggtagcattccagagggacatcagagactgtaacgttctctgcttcacggaaacatggctaactggagagacgcaatccgaagcggtgcagccagcgggtttctccacgcatcgcaccgacagaaacaaacatctttctggtaagaagaggggcgggggcgtatgccttatggccaacgtgacatggtgtgatgaaagaaacatacaggaactcaaatccttctgttcacctgatttagaattcctcacaatcaaatgtagaccgcattatctaccaagagaattctcttcgattataatcacagccgtatatatccccccaagcagacacatcgatggctctgaacgaactttatttaactctctgcaaactggaaacgatttatccggaggctgcattcattgtagctggggattttaacaatgcttatctgaaaacaagactccctaaattttatcagcatatcgattgcgcaaccaggggtggaaagaccctggatcattgttactctaacttccgcgacgcatataaggccctgccccgcccccctttcggaaaagctgaccacgactccattttgttgatccctgcctacagacagaaactaaaacaagaagctcccacgctgaggtctgtccaacgctggtccgaccaagctgactccacactccaagactgcttccatcacgtggactgggagatgtttcgtattgcgtcagacaacaacattgacgaatacggtgtgcgagttcattagaacgtgcgttgaagatgtcgttcccatagcaacgattaaaacattccctaaccagaaaccgtggattgatggcagcattcgtgtgaaactgaaggcacgaaccactgcttttaatcagggcaaggtgtctggtaacatgactgaatacaaacagtgcagctattccctccgcaaggctatcaaacaagctaagcgccagtacagagacaaagtagaatctcaattcaacggctcagacacaagaggcatgtggcagggtctacagtcaatcacggactacaggaagaaacccagcccagtcacggaccaggatgtcttgctcccaggcagactaaataactttttgcccgctttgaggacaatacagtgccactgacacggcctgcaacggaaacatgcggtctctccttcactgcagccgaagtgagtaagacatttaaacgtgttaaccctcgcaaggctgcaggcccagacggcatccccagccgcgccctcagagcatgcgcagaccagctggccggtgtgtttacggacatattcaatcaatccctataccagtctgctgttcccacatgcttcaagagggccaccattgttcctgttcccaagaaagctaaggtaactgagctaaacgactactgccccgtagcactcacatccgtcatcatgaagtgctttgagagactagtcaaggaccatatcacctccaccctacctgacaccctagacccactccaatttgcttatcacccaaataggtccacagacgatgcaatctcaaccacactgccctaacccatctggacaagaggaatacctatgtgagaatgctgttcatcgactacagctcggcattcaacaccatagtaccctccaagctcgtcatcaagctcgagaccctgggtctcgaccccgccctgtgcaactgggtactggacttcctgacgggccgcccccaggtggtgagggtaggcaacaacatctcctccccgctgatcctcaacactggggccccacaagggtgcgttctgagccctctcctgtactccctgttcacccacgactgcgtggccatgcacgcctccaactcaatcatcaagtttgcggacgacacaacagtggtaggcttgattaccaacaacgacgagacggcctacagggaggaggtgagggccctcggagtgtggtgtcaggaaaataacctcacactcaacgtcaacaaaactaaggagatgattgtggacttcagaaaacagcagagggaacacaccccccccatccacatcgacgggacagtagtggagagggtagcaagttttaagttcctcggcatacacatcacagacaaactgaattggtccactcacacagatagcatcgtgaggaaggcgcagcagcgcctcttcaacctcaggaggctgaagaaattcggcttgtcaccaaaagcactcacaaacttctacagatgcacaatcgagagcatcctggcgggctgtatcaccgcctggtatggcaactgcaccgccctcaaccgtaaggctctccagagggtagtgaggtctgcacaacgcatcaccgggggcaaactacctgccctccaggacacctacaccacccgatgctacaggaaggccataaagatcatcaaggacatcaaccacccgagccactgcctgttcaccccgctgtcatccagaaggcgaggtcagtacaggtgcatcaaagctgggaccgagagactgaaaaacagcttctatctcaaggccatcagactgttaaacagccaccactaacattgagtggctactgccaacacactgtcaatgacactgactctactccagccactttaatcatgggaattgatgggaaatgatgtaaatatatcactagccactttaaacaatgctaccttacataatgttacttaccctacattgttcatctcatatgcatacgttgatactgtactctatatcatcgactgcatccttatgtaatacatgtatcactagccactttaactatgccacttggtttacatacttatctcatatgtatatactgtactcgatatcatctactgtatcttgcctatgctgctctgtaccatcactcattcatatatccttatgtacatattccttatccccttacactgtgtataagacagtagtttttttggaattgttagttagattacttgctcgttattactgcattggcggaactagaagcacaagcatttcgctacactcgcattaacatctgctaaccatgtgtatgtgacaaataaaatttgatttgaatagattTCAATAGCGTTAGTTAAACCATGTCTCCCTCTTCTAGTGATCAGGGCGAAGGTGGTTGGAAAGGAAGCGGTGTCGAACGCCATAAAGTATGACATCCAACAGATCAAGGTATGATTCTCCTTTTAAGTGGTTCTATAAAAATGTCTTTCTCTAAATGGTAATGTAATTATTCAGTCGCTCTTCCTACTGGTCCTAGACTATGGTGACATCCCCTATGAACTCAGCTGTTACTTCGTTAAAGATATCACTACATTCTCTACCAGAGTTGGTTGGCCCTTTTTACTAAGACTTCCACTGCCTTACATCATTAACACATAAGTTAGCCATGTCTGAGACTGGTAACTGGAAGTTCCTTATGGAGTCAGGTAAACCAGCTTTTAATGTGTATTTTTTGCACCTGATTTGTGGAGCCTTGTtaaaatattttacattttggAAGAAAATGCATACAAAAAAGCAGAAAGCTGGTCTCATTTCGGAGTTTCTTATTTTGAGTTCtttgtttattttattgtatttataattcagggctcatctgtaaagtGATCTGGGTTAAATAATGTTATCTTGCACATTACAGATCTGTTGACATTAAAGGGTAAAGACTGACAGTGCATGAGTGCTGCAGTCAGTGAGGTTCCAAACTATATGTAGCTGGTTGACagatcttcctttctctccttgtGATTGGCTAGATGTTCAAAGGTTGTGACCAGGTTATCCACGCCATCTACACTTACACCACTTCGTGCAGCGTGACTCTAGAAATCAACAAGGAATATCTCTTCACAGGTGCGGTTCTCACTACGTTACCCAAGTTCAATAGCCAGCACTGGTTgctgtgcattgaaattgccattgataaaatgtagTTTTCATTGTCCGTAGCATATGTCTGCCCATAGCATAACCTCACCGCCTCCATGGGGCACTCTGACCACAACGTTTACATCAGCAAATCGCTTGCccacaatgccatacacgtggtctgccgtTGATCGGTTTGGcggtactgctaaattctctgaaatgggggtggcttatggtagagaaatcagcattcaattctctggaaaccgctctggtggacattcctgtagtcagtatgccaattgcacgcttcctctacttgagacatctgtggcgttgtgacAGAACTGTGCatgttattgtccccagcacaaggtgcacctgaaatgattattctgtttaatcagtttcttgatatatgccacacctgtcaagtggatggattagcttggtaaaggagaagtgctcactaacatggatgtaaacaaatttgttcacaatttgagttaaataagctttttgtgtgtttgGATCATTTCTGCCATCTTTTATTttggctcatgaaacatgggaccaacacatgttgcgtttttatatttttgttcagtgtaaatgcaTGAGACGGACACAACAATGTGACAAGTTCAAGGCGCTtagactttctataggcact from Oncorhynchus tshawytscha isolate Ot180627B unplaced genomic scaffold, Otsh_v2.0 Un_contig_3169_pilon_pilon, whole genome shotgun sequence includes the following:
- the LOC121844922 gene encoding metalloproteinase inhibitor 2-like, whose protein sequence is MTRYVSSCFITLVVLFLWRVEDIADACRCFPQHPQQAFCNAEVVIRAKVVGKEAVSNAIKYDIQQIKMFKGCDQVIHAIYTYTTSCSVTLEINKEYLFTGKLKTGRMSITLCGYNPPWEDLSAAQKNSLTHLYQSGCDCKIIRCTSLPCPISTSDTCLWTDWGTDNGQNLACIKRPDGSCAW